In Methanofollis sp., the DNA window GGTATGGCGCAGGTTTGCTAAACCTGTGTCCCCCTGGGACTCGAGGGTTCAAATCCCTCCCTCAGCGCTTTGACCACATCTAATTGAGGCGATTGGATGGATCAGGAAGAAGAAATAAAGTACTTCGTCAGGATCAGAGACACTGATCTCGACGGCACAAAAATGGCCCTCATCGCACTCACCGGCATCAAGGGAGTCGGGAGGCATGCCGCGACCTATATTGTCAACAAGGCACAGGTCGACTCGCACGCCCTTCTCGGCAAGATGTCGGACGAGGACGTTGAGAAGCTCCGTACAGCAGTCGAAGAATTCGCGGAAAGCGTCCCCTCGTGGATGCTGAACCGGCCCATCGATGTACTCTCCGGCAAGCCCCGGCACCTCCTTGCAAGCGAGGTCGACCTGACGCTTGAGGAAGACATCAACACGATGCGCAAGATCCGCAGTTACAGCGGTATCCGCCACGAGACCGGCCAGAAGGTCAGGGGCCAGCGCACCAAGTCCACCGGAAGGACAGGCACGACCGTCGGCGTAAAGAGAAAGAAGGACTGAGTGAGGAGGCACGACCATGGGATATCCAGGAAAGAACCACAAGCAGTACTCCACACCAAAGCGCCGCTTCGAGAAGACGCGCCTTGAAGATGAGGCAAAGATCGTCATTGAATTTGGTCTCCGGAACAAGCGTGAACTCTGGAAGGCCGAGAGCGCCCTCCGGAAGTACCGCAAGGCCACCCGTGAGATTCTTGCCCTTCGTTCCGCCGGTACCGACCTGAAACAGGCCGAGACCAAGAAGGTGCAGCTCCTCAACCACCTCGAACGCTACGGCCTCCTTTCAGGCGAAAGCGACATCGAGGACATCCTCGCGCTGAAGAGCGAGCAGGCACTCGAGCGCCGTCTCCAGACCCTCGTGTACAGAAAGGGCCTCGCCCGCTCACCGAAGCAGGCCAGACAGCTCATCACCCACGGCCACATCATCGTGAGCGGCCACCGGGTCACCATCCCCGGCTACCTCGTCCCGAGGAGCGAAGAGGCGTCCATCGGATACTACGCCCACTCACCGCTCGCCGCCGAGTCGCACGCTGAACGCAGCAGGATCACCGGGAGGTAAACATGGCAGCCGATAAGGAAAAGTGGGGCATTGCACACATCTTTGCCTCGTTCAACAACACCATCATCACCGTCACCGACCTCTCCGGGGCCGAGACGATCACCAAGAGCAGCGGCGGCATGGTTGTCAAGCAGGACCGCAATGAAAGTTCGCCCTATGCTGCGATGCAGATGGCAATGAACGTCGCCAACTCCGTCAGGGAAAAGGGCCTCGTCGGCCTTCACGTGAAGGTCCGCGCACCCGGTCAGGGCAAGCAGCGCAGCC includes these proteins:
- a CDS encoding 30S ribosomal protein S13, translated to MDQEEEIKYFVRIRDTDLDGTKMALIALTGIKGVGRHAATYIVNKAQVDSHALLGKMSDEDVEKLRTAVEEFAESVPSWMLNRPIDVLSGKPRHLLASEVDLTLEEDINTMRKIRSYSGIRHETGQKVRGQRTKSTGRTGTTVGVKRKKD
- a CDS encoding 30S ribosomal protein S4, which produces MGYPGKNHKQYSTPKRRFEKTRLEDEAKIVIEFGLRNKRELWKAESALRKYRKATREILALRSAGTDLKQAETKKVQLLNHLERYGLLSGESDIEDILALKSEQALERRLQTLVYRKGLARSPKQARQLITHGHIIVSGHRVTIPGYLVPRSEEASIGYYAHSPLAAESHAERSRITGR
- a CDS encoding 30S ribosomal protein S11; translation: MAADKEKWGIAHIFASFNNTIITVTDLSGAETITKSSGGMVVKQDRNESSPYAAMQMAMNVANSVREKGLVGLHVKVRAPGQGKQRSPGPGAQAAIRALARAGIRIGKIEDVTPVPHDSIRQKGGRRGRRV